A window from Saccharomyces cerevisiae S288C chromosome XIII, complete sequence encodes these proteins:
- a CDS encoding gag-pol fusion protein (Retrotransposon TYA Gag and TYB Pol genes; transcribed/translated as one unit; polyprotein is processed to make a nucleocapsid-like protein (Gag), reverse transcriptase (RT), protease (PR), and integrase (IN); similar to retroviral genes) produces the protein MESQQLSNYPHISHGSACASVTSKEVHTNQDPLDVSASKIQEYDKASTKANSQQTTTPASSAVPENPHHASPQPASVPPPQNGPYPQQCMMTQNQANPSGWSFYGHPSMIPYTPYQMSPMYFPPGPQSQFPQYPSSVGTPLSTPSPESGNTFTDSSSADSDMTSTKKYVRPPPMLTSPNDFPNWVKTYIKFLQNSNLGGIIPTVNGKPVRQITDDELTFLYNTFQIFAPSQFLPTWVKDILSVDYTDIMKILSKSIEKMQSDTQEANDIVTLANLQYNGSTPADAFETKVTNIIDRLNNNGIHINNKVACQLIMRGLSGEYKFLRYTRHRHLNMTVAELFLDIHAIYEEQQGSRNSKPNYRRNPSDEKNDSRSYTNTTKPKVIARNPQKTNNSKSKTARAHNVSTSNNSPSTDNDSISKSTTEPIQLNNKHDLHLGQKLTESTVNHTNHSDDELPGHLLLDSGASRTLIRSAHHIHSASSNPDINVVDAQKRNIPINAIGDLQFHFQDNTKTSIKVLHTPNIAYDLLSLNELAAVDITACFTKNVLERSDGTVLAPIVKYGDFYWVSKKYLLPSNISVPTINNVHTSESTRKYPYPFIHRMLAHANAQTIRYSLKNNTITYFNESDVDWSSAIDYQCPDCLIGKSTKHRHIKGSRLKYQNSYEPFQYLHTDIFGPVHNLPKSAPSYFISFTDETTKFRWVYPLHDRREDSILDVFTTILAFIKNQFQASVLVIQMDRGSEYTNRTLHKFLEKNGITPCYTTTADSRAHGVAERLNRTLLDDCRTQLQCSGLPNHLWFSAIEFSTIVRNSLASPKSKKSARQHAGLAGLDISTLLPFGQPVIVNDHNPNSKIHPRGIPGYALHPSRNSYGYIIYLPSLKKTVDTTNYVILQGKESRLDQFNYDALTFDEDLNRLTASYQSFIASNEIQQSDDLNIESDHDFQSDIELHPEQPRNVLSKAVSPTDSTPPSTHTEDSKRVSKTNIRAPREVDPNISESNILPSKKRSSTPQISNIESTGSGGMHKLNVPLLAPMSQSNTHESSHASKSKDFRHSDSYSENETNHTNVPISSTGGTNNKTVPQISDQETEKRIIHRSPSIDASPPENNSSHNIVPIKTPTTVSEQNTEESIIADLPLPDLPPESPTEFPDPFKELPPINSRQTNSSLGGIGDSNAYTTINSKKRSLEDNETEIKVSRDTWNTKNMRSLEPPRSKKRIHLIAAVKAVKSIKPIRTTLRYDEAITYNKDIKEKEKYIQAYHKEVNQLLKMKTWDTDRYYDRKEIDPKRVINSMFIFNRKRDGTHKARFVARGDIQHPDTYDPGMQSNTVHHYALMTSLSLALDNNYYITQLDISSAYLYADIKEELYIRPPPHLGMNDKLIRLKKSLYGLKQSGANWYETIKSYLIKQCGMEEVRGWSCVFKNSQVTICLFVDDMILFSKDLNANKKIITTLKKQYDTKIINLGESDNEIQYDILGLEIKYQRGKYMKLGMENSLTEKIPKLNVPLNPKGRKLSAPGQPGLYIDQQELELEEDDYKMKVHEMQKLIGLASYVGYKFRFDLLYYINTLAQHILFPSKQVLDMTYELIQFIWNTRDKQLIWHKSKPVKPTNKLVVISDASYGNQPYYKSQIGNIYLLNGKVIGGKSTKASLTCTSTTEAEIHAISESVPLLNNLSHLVQELNKKPITKGLLTDSKSTISIIISNNEEKFRNRFFGTKAMRLRDEVSGNHLHVCYIETKKNIADVMTKPLPIKTFKLLTNKWIH, from the exons atggaatcccaacaattatctaattacCCACATATATCTCATGGTAGCGCCTGtgcttcggttacttctaaggaagtccacacaaatcaagatccgttagacgtttcagcttccaaaattcaagaatatgataaggcttccactaaggctaactctcaacagacaacaacacctgcttcatcagctgttccagagaacccCCATCATGCCTCTCCTCAACCTgcttcagtaccacctCCACAGAATGGGCCGTACCCACAGCAGTGCATGATGACCCAAAACCAAGCCAATCCATCTGGTTGGTCATTTTACGGACACCCATCTATGATTCCGTATAcaccttatcaaatgtcgcctatgtactttccacctgggccacaatcacagtttccgcagtatccatcatcagttggaacGCCTCTGAGCACTCCATCACCTGAGTCAggtaatacatttactgattcatcctcagcggactctgatatgacatccactaaaaaatatgtcagaccaccaccaatgttaacctcacctaatgattttccaaattgggttaaaacatacatcaaatttttacaaaactcgaatctcggtggtattattccgACAGTAAACGGAAAACCCGTACGTCAGatcactgatgatgaactcaccttcttgtataacacttttcaaatatttgctcccTCTCAATTCCTACCTACCTGGGTCAAAGACATCCTATCCGTTGATTATAcggatatcatgaaaattctttccaaaagtattgaaaaaatgcaatctgATACCCAAGAGGCAAACGACATTGTGACCctggcaaatttgcaatataatggcagtacacctgcagatgcatttgaaacaaaagtcacaaacattatcgacagactgaacaataatggcattcatatcaataacaaggtcgcatgccaattaattatgagaggtctatctggcgaatataaatttttacgctaCACACGTCATCGAcatctaaatatgacagtcgctgaactgttcttagatatccatgctatttatgaagaacaacagggatcgagaaacagcaaacctaattacaggagaaatccgagtgatgagaagaatgattctcgcagctatacgaatacaaccaaacccaaagttatagctcggaatcctcaaaaaacaaataattcgaaatcgaaaacagcCAGGGCTCACAATGTATCCACATCTAATAACTCTCCCAGCACGGACAACGATTCcatcagtaaatcaactactgaaccgattcaattgaacaataagcaCGACCTTCATCTT GGCCAGAAACTTACTGAATCTACAGTAAATCATACTaatcattctgatgatgaactccctggacacctccttctcgattcaggagcatcacgaacccttataagatctgctcatcacatacactcagcatcatctaatcctgacataaacgtagttgatgctcaaaaaagaaatataccaattaacgctattggtgacctacaatttcacttccaggacaacaccaaaacatcaataaaggtattgcacactcctaacatagcctatgacttactcagtttgaatgaattggctgcagtagatatcacagcatgctttaccaaaaacgtcTTAGAACGGTCTGACGGCACTGTACTTGCACCTATCGTAAAatatggagacttttactgggtatctaaaaagtacttgcttccatcaaatatctccgtacccaccatcaataatgtccatacaagtgaaagtacacgcaaatatccttatcctttcattcatcgaatgcttgcgcatgccaatgcacagacaattcgatactcacttaaaaataacaccatcacgtattttaacgaatcagatgtcgactggtctagtgctattgactatcaatgtcctgattgtttaatcggcaaaagcaccaaacacagacatatcaaaggttcacgactaaaataccaaaattcatacgaaccctttcaatacctacatactgacatatttggtccagttcacaacctaccaaaaagtgcaccatcctatttcatctcatttactgatgagacaacaaaattccgtTGGGTTTATCCATTACACGACCGTCGCGAGGACTCTATCCtcgatgtttttactaCGATACTAGCTTTTATTAAGAACCAGTTTCAGGCCAGTGTCTTGGTTATACAAATGGACCGTGGTTCTGAGTATACTAACAGAACTctccataaattccttgaaaaaaatggtataactccatgctatacaaccacaGCGGATTCCCGAGCACATGGAGTCGCTGAACGGCTCAACCGTACCTTATTAGATGACTGCCGTACTCAACTGCAATGTAGTGGTTTACCGAACCATTTATGGTTCTCTgcaatcgaattttctactattgtgagaaattcactagcttcacctaaaagcaaaaaatctgcaagacaacatgctggcttggcaggacttgatatcagtactttgttacctttcggtcaacctgttatcgtcaatgatcacaaccctaactccaaaatacatcctcgtggcaTCCCAGGCTACGCTCTACATCCGTCtcgaaactcttatggatatatcatctatcttccatccttaaagaagacagtagatacaactaactatgttattcttcagggcaaggaatccagattagatcaattcaattacgacgcactcactttcgatgaagacttAAACCGTTTAACTGCTTCATATCAATCGTTCATTGCGTCAAATGAGATCCAACAATCCGATGATCTTAACATAGAATCTGACCATGACTTCCAATCTGACATCGAACTACATCCTGAGCAACCGAGAAAtgtcctttcaaaagctgtgagTCCAACCGATTCCACACCTCCGTCAACTCATACTGAAGATTCGAAACGTGTTTctaaaaccaatattcgcgcacccagagaagttgaccccaacatatctgaatctaatattcttccatcaaagaagagatctagcaccccccaaatttccaatatcgAGAGTACCGGTTCGGGTGGTATGcataaattaaatgttcctttacttGCTCCCATGTCCCAATCTAACACACATGAGTCGTCGCACGccagtaaatctaaagatttcagacacTCAGACTCGTACAGTGAAAATGAGACTAATCATACAAACGTACCAATATCCAGTACGGGTggtaccaacaacaaaactgtTCCGCAGATAAGTGACCAAGAGACtgagaaaaggattataCACCGTTCACCTTCAATCGATGCTTCTCCACcggaaaataattcatcgcACAATATTGTTCCTATCAAAACGCCAACTACTGTTTCTGAACAGAATACCGAGGAATCTATCATCGCTGATCTCCCACTCCCTGATCTACCTCCAGAATCTCCTACCGAATTCCCTGACCCATTTAAAGAACTCCCACCGATCAATTCTCGTCaaactaattccagtttgggtggtattggtgactctaatgcctatactactatcaacagtaagaaaagatcattagaagataatgaaactgaaattaaggtatcacgagacacatggaatactaagaatatgcgtagtttagaacctccgagatcgaagaaacgaattcacctgattgcagctgtaaaagcagtaaaatcaatcaaaccaatacgGACAACCTTACGATACGATGAGGCAATCacctataataaagatattaaagaaaaagaaaaatatatccaggcataccacaaagaagtcaatcaactgttgaagatgaaaacttgggACACTGACAGATAttatgacagaaaagaaatagaccccaaaagagtaataaattcaatgtttatcttTAACAGGAAACGTGACGGTACTCAtaaagctagatttgttgcaagaggtgaTATTCAACATCCTGACACTTACGACCCAGGCatgcaatccaataccgtacatcactatgcattaatgacatccctgtcacttgcattagacaataactactatattacacaattagacatatcttcggcatatttgtatgcagacatcaaagaagaactatacataagacctccaccacatttaggaatgaatgataagttaatacgtttgaagaaatcactttatggattgaaacaaagtggagCGAACTGGTacgaaactatcaaatcatacctgataaaacagtgtggtatggaagaagttcgtggatggtcatgcgtatttaagaatagtcaagtaacaatttgcttattcgttgatgatatgatattgttcagcaaagacttaaatgcaaataagaaaatcataacaacactcaagaaacaatacgatacaaagataataaatctgggtgaaagtgataacgaaattcagtacgacatacttggcttagaaatcaaatatcaaagaggtaaatacatgaaattaggtatggaaaactcattaactgaaaaaatacccaaactaaacgtacctttgaacccaaaaggaaggaaaCTTAGCGCTCCAGGTCAACCAGGTCTATATATAGACCAGCAAGAACTAGAgctagaagaagatgattacaaaatgaaggtacatgaaatgcaaaagctGATAGGTCTAGCatcatatgttggatataaatttagatttgacctattatactacatcaacacacttgcacaacatatactatttcCGTCCAAGCAAGTGTTAGATATGACATATGAATTGATACAGTTCATATGGAATACGAGAGATAAGCAATtaatatggcacaaaaGCAAACCTGTTAAGCCAACAAATAAATTAGTTGTTATAAGCGATGCATCGTATGGTAACCAACCGTATTATAAATCACAAATTGGcaacatatatttacttaatggaaaagtaattggaggaaagtccACCAAGGCTTCATTAACATGTACTTCAACTAcggaagcagaaatacacgcGATAAGTGAATCTGtcccattattaaataacCTCAGTCACCTTGTGcaagaacttaacaagaaaccaattacTAAAGGATTACTAACCGACAGTAAATCTACAAtcagtataattatatccaataatgaagagaaatttagaaacagattttttggtactaAAGCAATGAGACTaagagatgaagtatcaggAAATCATCTGCACGTATGCTATATcgaaaccaaaaagaatattgcaGACGTAATGACcaaacctcttccgataaaaacattcaaactattaacaaacaaatggattcattag
- the FAR3 gene encoding Far3p (hypothetical protein; involved in recovery from cell cycle arrest in response to pheromone, in a Far1p-independent pathway; interacts with Far7p, Far8p, Far9p, Far10p, and Far11p; localizes to the endoplasmic reticulum; protein abundance increases in response to DNA replication stress), protein MNSGGSDSFDYLLQLTKALSAECRANRQETDRIELLLKRLAKQSGISYDNLSKNIIPDSWKDNASQKASPPTEAQKLISENFKLIYEIEKQEYFNTKAVALINNINEHFSYIKNFIDEQNAIRERNIATFSSEKLDERNKSLQQNYESLKTENEETKKKLHSIIKQFEKLLKEVDWDRISKDSRDYSRFKKQLEYLQDTYQVLK, encoded by the coding sequence ATGAATAGCGGTGGTAGTGATAGTTTCgattatcttcttcaattaaCAAAAGCTTTAAGTGCAGAGTGTCGGGCTAACAGACAAGAGACCGATCGAATAGAACTATTGTTAAAGCGCCTTGCCAAACAGTCAGGAATATCTTATGATAATTTGAGCAAAAACATAATTCCAGATTCATGGAAAGATAATGCATCTCAAAAAGCATCTCCCCCCACTGAGGCACAGAAGCTTATCAGCGAAAATTTTAAACTCATATACGAGATTGAAAAACAAGAGTACTTCAATACAAAGGCTGTTGCGCTAATTAACAACATAAATGAGCATTTCtcatatattaaaaattttatcgACGAACAGAATGCAATAAGAGAACGAAATATTGCCACATTTTCATCAGAGAAGCTTGATGAAAGGAACAAAAgtcttcaacaaaattACGAGTCATTGAAgacagaaaatgaagaaacaaaaaaaaaattgcattCAATTATCAAAcagtttgaaaaacttttgaagGAAGTGGATTGGGATCGTATATCTAAAGATTCCAGAGATTACAGCCGCTTTAAAAAACAGTTGGAATACCTGCAAGACACGTACCAGGTACTGAAATAG
- the STB2 gene encoding Stb2p (Protein that interacts with Sin3p in a two-hybrid assay; part of a large protein complex with Sin3p and Stb1p; STB2 has a paralog, STB6, that arose from the whole genome duplication): protein MVMADTIATGDKTSQFDGKHMQDLERIYSTRDTLDDNFFGERGQKDANGDYYDELNNEETNYSGSSYYGHSDDSEVVGLIKNDTVSQLPPLDSFIFPDSRALFLLDLGNYADLTYEEIIVHGFEIYIVEQWVACRNLSTLITSYTGNSQDTISGVRVVLPKDTSMWPGRFRLYFEELMEFARPKFTPKGTLFITNLSGVSFGLNLLHVECGDLRTIWKDFEVNFDLKNLHCGGRSANLLCPPTMASLDKFSQLFKIPTNGFIAQYPQMIQQQQPRLPEEEYKTVGNSKCRNTDSKSPVVEMVTLIQISLSYFNLLSKNYQTDGLLCEDTKRAIDEWWETYGKLYLGTEKPRNECTLGPTTVAGLISLILCCYFKLMIENCISSKDPFDEAGFFQGIYNFQKKHGLNKRKSRVYLDPRTLEKLFEVTAKVSSKDIFKLKKMVTSTVQDIIGKGNPINLSHKILTTDLDTLIHNIHGGSVGLLWKGKGHPRKCCTDISNEEFLKFNYQRGDPDGQIREREMLLEKFRLERIAYAQKHASKKVSSSSLDTSEDIGRTNAMPSSATVSSMFPNYDNTKYAYNFGINKLYQGEYYRRNSFPYCKDRTHDNIYEDLSELKEKSSRLYRCNSSSAVQNIVEKWDLPFDPSVVRIARDLLRMKYDIQAQQHIQEMDEHYMGKLNKEGTVGQYSKFNERYKRLQELYKKYSDGAKVFEGRFEDIDNKQQLLLHEMQELNSLSSRLKYDMRILEVRVRDIESSVAQFDSKLIGLKSSLQGQGKTGICSAIDPKSDKDEYDRCVNDLMTTNNPTYEALCLKMLSRRYFKDLKNDTVGWFRWLFGNNSLHNNASEDDRGIRV from the coding sequence ATGGTTATGGCGGATACTATTGCCACAGGAGACAAAACTAGCCAGTTTGATGGAAAACATATGCAGGATTTAGAAAGAATTTACTCCACTAGGGATACACTCGATGATAATTTCTTTGGAGAACGTGGACAAAAAGATGCAAACGGTGATTATTACGATGAATTAAACAATGAGGAAACCAATTACAGTGGAAGTAGTTACTATGGTCACTCAGATGATTCGGAAGTGGTTGGGTTGATAAAGAATGATACTGTGAGCCAGCTCCCGCCTCTCGACAGTTTTATATTCCCAGATTCTAGGGCTTTGTTCTTGTTAGATTTAGGCAACTATGCTGATTTAActtatgaagaaattatcGTACACGGGtttgaaatatatattGTGGAGCAATGGGTAGCATGTAGGAATTTGTCAACATTGATTACGTCATATACAGGAAACTCTCAGGATACAATATCGGGAGTCAGAGTCGTTTTGCCAAAGGATACGAGTATGTGGCCAGGGAGATTTAGACTgtattttgaagaattaatGGAATTTGCGCGGCCAAAATTTACACCAAAGGGCACTCTATTTATTACCAATCTTTCGGGTGTGTCCTTTGGCTTGAATCTGTTGCATGTGGAATGTGGTGACTTGAGAACAATTTGGAAGGATTTCGAGGTTAATTTTGATCTGAAAAACCTGCATTGTGGTGGAAGATCGGCAAATCTGTTATGCCCTCCAACTATGGCATCACTTGATAAGTTTTCACAACTGTTCAAAATCCCTACAAATGGTTTTATTGCACAGTATCCCCAAATGAttcagcagcagcaaccGCGTTTGCCTGAGGAAGAATACAAGACGGTTGGAAATTCAAAGTGTCGAAATACCGATAGTAAATCACCAGTCGTGGAGATGGTAACTTTAATTCAAATTTCGTTGAGttatttcaatttgttATCTAAGAACTACCAGACGGATGGTCTTTTGTGTGAAGACACCAAGCGAGCTATAGATGAATGGTGGGAAACTTACGGGAAACTGTACCTTGGTACAGAAAAGCCAAGGAATGAATGCACACTGGGTCCGACGACAGTAGCTGGCCTAATTAGTTTGATCCTTTGTTGCTATTTCAAGTTGATGATAGAAAATTGCATTTCCTCTAAGGATCCCTTTGATGAAGCTGGTTTCTTCCAAGGTATTTataatttccaaaaaaagcATGGCCtcaataaaagaaaatctagAGTTTATTTAGACCCAAGAACGTTAGAGAAACTCTTTGAAGTGACAGCGAAAGTTTCTAGCAAAGACATTTTTaaactgaagaaaatggtGACATCAACGGTACAGGACATCATAGGAAAGGGAAATCCCATCAACCTGTCACACAAAATTCTTACAACAGATCTAGATACACTTATTCATAATATTCATGGAGGCTCTGTAGGACTACTATGGAAAGGTAAGGGACACCCAAGGAAATGCTGTACGGATATTTctaatgaagaatttttgaaatttaacTACCAGAGAGGCGATCCTGATGGGCAGATAAGAGAAAGGGAAATGCTACTAGAAAAATTTCGTTTGGAAAGAATCGCATACGCTCAAAAGCACGCCTCCAAAAAGGTTAGTTCTTCCAGTCTTGATACATCTGAAGACATAGGGAGGACCAATGCTATGCCCTCATCTGCAACAGTGTCATCAATGTTTCCAAACTACGATAATACCAAATATGCATATAATTTTGGCATCAACAAATTATATCAAGGAGAATACTACCGAAGAAATTCGTTTCCCTATTGTAAAGATCGCACACACGACAACATTTATGAAGATCTTTCAGAGCTGAAGGAAAAGTCATCTCGTTTGTATAGATGCaactcttcttctgctgtACAGAATATTGTGGAAAAATGGGATTTACCATTTGATCCATCTGTTGTTCGAATAGCTAGAGATTTGTTACGAATGAAATACGACATCCAAGCGCAGCAACACATACAAGAAATGGATGAGCATTATATGGGTAAATTAAATAAGGAGGGAACTGTTGGTCAGTACTCTAAATTCAACGAAAGATATAAAAGACTGCAAGAACTATATAAGAAGTATTCAGATGGTGCAAAAGTGTTTGAAGGGAGATTTGAAGACATTGACAATAAGCAACAACTTCTTCTCCATGAGATGCAAGAGTTAAATTCCTTATCATCTAGGTTGAAATATGATATGAGGATATTGGAAGTTCGTGTACGAGATATTGAAAGTAGTGTTGCTCAGTTTGATTCCAAATTAATTGGGTTGAAAAGCTCTCTTCAGGGACAGGGTAAAACTGGAATATGCTCTGCAATAGATCCCAAGAGTGATAAAGACGAATATGATAGATGCGTAAATGATTTGATGACCACTAACAACCCCACCTATGAAGCTCTTTGTTTAAAGATGCTGAGCCGCCGTTATTTTAAAGATTTAAAGAATGATACTGTGGGGTGGTTCAGGTGGTTATTTGGTAATAATTCTTTACACAATAATGCCAGTGAAGACGATAGAGGAATACGagtatga
- a CDS encoding gag protein (Retrotransposon TYA Gag gene co-transcribed with TYB Pol; translated as TYA or TYA-TYB polyprotein; Gag is a nucleocapsid protein that is the structural constituent of virus-like particles (VLPs); similar to retroviral Gag) produces the protein MESQQLSNYPHISHGSACASVTSKEVHTNQDPLDVSASKIQEYDKASTKANSQQTTTPASSAVPENPHHASPQPASVPPPQNGPYPQQCMMTQNQANPSGWSFYGHPSMIPYTPYQMSPMYFPPGPQSQFPQYPSSVGTPLSTPSPESGNTFTDSSSADSDMTSTKKYVRPPPMLTSPNDFPNWVKTYIKFLQNSNLGGIIPTVNGKPVRQITDDELTFLYNTFQIFAPSQFLPTWVKDILSVDYTDIMKILSKSIEKMQSDTQEANDIVTLANLQYNGSTPADAFETKVTNIIDRLNNNGIHINNKVACQLIMRGLSGEYKFLRYTRHRHLNMTVAELFLDIHAIYEEQQGSRNSKPNYRRNPSDEKNDSRSYTNTTKPKVIARNPQKTNNSKSKTARAHNVSTSNNSPSTDNDSISKSTTEPIQLNNKHDLHLRPETY, from the coding sequence atggaatcccaacaattatctaattacCCACATATATCTCATGGTAGCGCCTGtgcttcggttacttctaaggaagtccacacaaatcaagatccgttagacgtttcagcttccaaaattcaagaatatgataaggcttccactaaggctaactctcaacagacaacaacacctgcttcatcagctgttccagagaacccCCATCATGCCTCTCCTCAACCTgcttcagtaccacctCCACAGAATGGGCCGTACCCACAGCAGTGCATGATGACCCAAAACCAAGCCAATCCATCTGGTTGGTCATTTTACGGACACCCATCTATGATTCCGTATAcaccttatcaaatgtcgcctatgtactttccacctgggccacaatcacagtttccgcagtatccatcatcagttggaacGCCTCTGAGCACTCCATCACCTGAGTCAggtaatacatttactgattcatcctcagcggactctgatatgacatccactaaaaaatatgtcagaccaccaccaatgttaacctcacctaatgattttccaaattgggttaaaacatacatcaaatttttacaaaactcgaatctcggtggtattattccgACAGTAAACGGAAAACCCGTACGTCAGatcactgatgatgaactcaccttcttgtataacacttttcaaatatttgctcccTCTCAATTCCTACCTACCTGGGTCAAAGACATCCTATCCGTTGATTATAcggatatcatgaaaattctttccaaaagtattgaaaaaatgcaatctgATACCCAAGAGGCAAACGACATTGTGACCctggcaaatttgcaatataatggcagtacacctgcagatgcatttgaaacaaaagtcacaaacattatcgacagactgaacaataatggcattcatatcaataacaaggtcgcatgccaattaattatgagaggtctatctggcgaatataaatttttacgctaCACACGTCATCGAcatctaaatatgacagtcgctgaactgttcttagatatccatgctatttatgaagaacaacagggatcgagaaacagcaaacctaattacaggagaaatccgagtgatgagaagaatgattctcgcagctatacgaatacaaccaaacccaaagttatagctcggaatcctcaaaaaacaaataattcgaaatcgaaaacagcCAGGGCTCACAATGTATCCACATCTAATAACTCTCCCAGCACGGACAACGATTCcatcagtaaatcaactactgaaccgattcaattgaacaataagcaCGACCTTCATCTTAGGCCAGAAACTTACTGA